From Gossypium raimondii isolate GPD5lz chromosome 11, ASM2569854v1, whole genome shotgun sequence:
atagataattttttaaaaatatcagaaaattcaaaaaaattgaaatttataacttattttcaaaaataaaaaaattatttaaaaatttataattatactaatttttaaaaaattttataaaattctaatcaAATTCATAACAACCTTTACAATGactattatatttaaaaatttaataaaaaatggtatgaattttaatagttgaattcaaaaatactaaaattataaaaataaaagtaggtAAACTAAATGAAAAGCGTAGAGTAACATAATAAGAAAATCAAGGTGAAAAGGTATTAGAAACGGTAGGTGAAAATAAACTTGTGAATAAAAAGGAATTTCCTTGCAATTTCTAGTATTAGGGTGGCATCTGATGACTTTTAAACACTCACCGACTTACaccttttaatgattttaaatgtcaacAGCTGAGTACCCAAGTATTGACGGATGGATTTATATTACTTGATGGAATCAACAAGGTTAAGGTTGAATTTTTTGCTTTATAGACAAATAATTGTGATAATAAATACACgtgaaaataaatattcagtGTGCCAACTGCCAAAGACGTGTTGTATATCTCTAGGTAATTTCTTTCTGcctataaatttggcatttaaaGCTGATTCTCAAGCATCCCAAAAAGTAATCGAAGCCCCCCTCCCCACAAATAGTGTATTCCAGTGTCGATCATGGAAGCCAAACCCAGCAAAAAAGACTTGTACACAAGTTATTTGCTTATAAACCCTAAGGAAGCCTCTCTCTTTGACATTTTTAGCGTCTTATTTTCCAGAAATGTAAAGAAGAGGAAATTCATCGAGTCCTCTCTTGAAGAACTAGAAAGTTTCCTGTACAGGCTTCTTATAGTCATTTCTGCACTGATACAAAAGTTTCTGCTAAAGTTATCCATGCCGATGGCGATGATAGGGAGAACCATAGTGTTTTTACTCAACTTTTTCTACATTAATGGTGGCTTCTTTGGTCTCATAAGAAATATCATGCaaggtatataaatatttatgtccTTCACTTTGAGATATTAGCTTTGGGTGCAATAAATATAATCATGTCTGGTTGTACGTTGAACAGTGAGGGTTGTGATTCCAGACAAGAAGGCTGCAACCTACCTCTCTTTTGTTGGATTTACAGACACGAGAATGGAGttagatattaatattaaatatggaAATGCCATGTATTATCCAGCACTCTCGATTATGGCTTGTAAAGCAGCTTACAATAACGCTGCTTATAACCAAGCTCTTATCGAAGGTCAATGGAAGGTATGTAGGACGATGGTTTCCTTTTACTTACtgttatttataaaagaaattaggtTAATATTCATAATTGGACTTACAGTTTGCTTGGTTCGTGTGCAGATGGAGTTCTTGGGATATAAAGATTATTGGAATGGTATCCGATTACCTCTTGATTTGcagtataattaattattttcaacttaTATTAATGGAatgatttgttaattaattgttaatgacATGGACAGATTTCCTTGGAAGAGCCGATACACAAGTTGTAATGTTTCGAGATAAAAGTGTTGACCACGACACCATTGTTGTGTGCTTCAGAGGAACACAACCGTTTAATTCCGAAGATTGGTGTTCGGACGTTGATTTGTCATGGTACGAATTCCCTCACATTGGAAAAGTTCATAGCGGTTTCTTGAAAGCCCTGGGGATGCAAAATAATGCAGGGTGGGCGCAACAAGTGGACCACGATTCAGCTCACCCTCCACGCCGAGCACCCTTGGCTTACTACGACATAAGGGATACGTTGAGATACCTTTTGCAACAGAACCCCGAAGCCAAATTTATAGTGACGGGCCACAGTTTGGGCGGGGCGTTGGCAATTCTTTTCCCGGGGATACTGTTTTACCATGACGAGGAATTGTTGCTTGAGAGGATGGAAGGGGTTTACACGTTCGGACAACCCAGAGTTGGGGACGAAGCGTTCGGGCAGTACATGGAGGAGAATTTCAGAAAGAATAGGATTGAATATTACAGATATGTTTACTGTAATGATATGGTTCCTAGGATTCCTTCTGATGGCCTCTTCAAGCACTTTGGTACCTGCGTTTACTATAACAGCCAATATCAAGCATCGGTAAGAAAGTCAACATCATACatatttcaacaaattaaaGGGGTTTTCAATATagcttataaaaaattatgttatttccCGTTGATTGGAAATCTTGTTTAGGGTTAAATCTAGATAACATAATCCTCTTCTccttctataaaaaaaaatagttataatatattattgtgGTCAATTCAACCGACCAGAGTTATCATCTTAAATGTAATAGTCAAGACCCAATTTAGTTACTAAAAATGCCGAAGGCGACATTATTTAATCAAGCCTTTCTTGAAAGAGCTTGACCCGGTCTGATGAATTGGGAAATGTATGCAGATAGTTGAGGAAGAACCATACAAGAACTATTTGTCAATTTGGGGCTCCATTGACATGCGAAGAAACGCCATTTATGAGCTGATAAGAAGCTTCATTATGTTGACCAAGTATGGAGCAGATTACAAGGAAGGGTGGCCGCTATTTTTTATCAGAATCTTTGGATTGATGATCCCTGGTATACCAGCTCACTGTGCCCAAGATTATGTCAACTCCACTCGTCTTGGATCCCTCCGCCATCTTCATTTCCATCCTTTCCACCATAAAAAGAACCGTTCCTAAACAAGAGTTTCGTTTGCACTTTTAATATTTCAACAGAAatgttaaaagtttaaatatgtACTAAAGAGTTAGTGTGATAGGTTGTTAGTTGCATGAGCTTTTTTTATGGTTTCTATCTAATCCTCTTGTATAAATCTAGCTCATCTCTATTAAGGAATGAAAGTAGTTGTGGTAGTTAGCTGCAGTTGTGGTAGTTAGCTGGTATTCTGGTAGTAGTTAGTTAGCTGTTAATACTTAGTGTTAGCTTGTATTTCAGATGTATGTTAAGAATGTACAACTATTATTCAGTTTCTCAATGTTCTTCTCTTAATTCTCTTTATGGTATCTGAGCCATAAGTTGTTTTCTTTAATGGCAACAGATGCAGTTTCAGGTAATGATAATGGTAACCATCCCTCCATTCATATTTCCTCTTCTGATCCTGATCCTGGGTGTGGTTTTTTGAGGAAAATTTAGCAGTTTCCCAAACATGATACAATAAAACTAGGTGAGCGTAATTTTCTGTTGTGGAAACAATAAGTCTTGTTGATTCTTGAAGGGTACGGACTACAAGATTTCGTTCTTGGCACTGTTAGTGTTCCTCCACAGTCTCTTGTTGAAAGTGATGGCAATCTTGTGGCTAATCCTGACTTCTTGGTTCACAAACAGCAAAACAAGCTGTTGGCTTCTTGGCTGTTATCCACGATTtttgatgatattctggtaCATCTTGCTGATGCTCGTTCGAGCTTTGATATCTGAAGTGCTGTTATTCGGAGGGTTGCTACTAAATCTACTATGTCAGTCTCTACTTTACGACATACTTTGTATTCTCAAAAGAAAGGGCATCTCACCATTAAAGAATATTTGTCCaagataaaaattttgtttgacaCATTGGTTGCTGCTGGTCATCTCGTGTCTGCACTGGAACATAATAGCATTATTCTTGCTGGATTGCCCATAGAGTATGAATCAATCTGTGTTGTCGCTTCAGCAATGCCTGTTTCTCTTGATCTtcttgctgaaatgttgatTAATTGTGAGGCTTGACAGCAAGACTCAGTTTTGAGCATGCCTTTGCAGGTTAATATGGCTCAACAAAGTGCAACTAATGCCAAAAATACTGAGCAGCTTGAAAGTGGTTCTCGACCACCTTATAGAGGCCGTGGCTCTCGGTCGTTTCGAGGCAGAGGTTAAGAAAGGCGTTTTGCTCACAATAAGCCTCAGTGTTAGTTGTGTGGTCGCATTGGTCATACAGTTTAGAAATGCTACTACAGGTTTGATGAGTCATTTGAAGGTGTGTCCAACCAACCTATGCAAGCTCATTGTCATCAGTTTCAGGATATTTCAAACTCATTTTGTGGAGGTCCTCATTGATGTTCTCAAAAGCCCTCTGTGCATCATTCTGACTTGCAAGTCAATACTACTTCTACAAATAGTCATTTTTCTACAGGATCTTTGAATACAAAGGTCTGGTATCCCGACTCCAGAGCTTCTAATCATGTTACCAGTGATCTGGAAAATTTGCATGAGGCTACCCAATACACAAGTAACAACACGCTCTTCATGAGCAATGGTATGTCTGTGCCAGTAGCTAACATTGGGTCTTCTTCCTTTGCAAGTTCTAATAAAGTTTTTCATCTGAAATGTGTATTGCATGTCCCACAAATCTGCAAGAACTTATTATATGTTGCTCAATTTGCTAATGATAATCaagttttatttgaatttcatcCATTCCATTGCTTTGTGAAGGATATCAAGACAGGGAAAATACTGCTGGTGGGCCGCATTCATAATGGCTTGTATCAGTTCGATTTGTCAGACACTCAAAGCTGCACTGCTGCATTAGCTTCATATACTACTGTTCACACCACCTCCCTAGAGCTACCTGGTTCTAATGTTTCATTTTTTGACCTGTGGCACAAACGCCTTGGTCATCCTTGTAATAAGACTATTATGTCAGTTCTTCAAAAATGTAATCTTGCTTCAAAAGTTTCAATGATGAATTCAATTTGTTCAGCATGTCAACTTGGCAAGTTTTATAAGTTACCATTCTCTCCTTCTACAACTGTGTACACAGCTCTTTTTGAGCTTCTTGTCTCTGACTTATGGGGTCCTGCTCCTATGGCATCTGaaggatatttttattatatttcttttgtgGATGTACACTCGATGTACGTTTGGATCTATCTTATCAACCGAAAGTCTAAGGCTTTAGACAAATTTCTTCAATTGCAGAAATTGGTGGAGGTTCAATTTGGTTGTAAAATTAAAGCTCTTCAAATAGATTAGGGATGAGAGTTTCGTTCTTTTCCAAAGGTTCTTTCTCGACTAGGGATTCAGCACAGGTTGTCTTGTCCTCATACATCTGAACAAAATGGTTTGGTTGAGAGGAAGCATAGACATTTGGTTGACACTGGACTAACCTTGCTAGCTCAAGCTAACATGCCTATGCACTTTTAGGCTCATACCTTCATTAGTGTTGCATATCTTGTAAACAGACTTCCACCTACAGTTCTAGCTGGTAAGTCACCTTTTAAAGTATTGCATAAGACTGTGCCAAGCTACAAGCATCTAAGCGTGTTTGGATGTAGGTGTTATCCTTATCTTAGACCATTTAATACTCATAAACTTCAATTTTGGTCCAGACCATGTGTATTTCTTGGTTATAGTCTTGTTCACAAGGGATATAAGTGTCTTGTTGACAACAGCAGAGTGTTTATTTCTAGGCATGTGGTTTTCAATGAGGGGTGCTTTCCTTTTGGCAGTTCTGCTAGCTCTACTAGTGATTTGTTACACACACAATTTGGTTTACAGCATCAATGGTCTTCAGTTCCAGTTGTGGTGCCTTTTAAGGGTCACTCCAGGTTAGTTCTCCTAGTGTCTCTATTTCCTCAAATCACCAGGTTTCAGGTTGCATGTCAGGGTCTGCTCCTTCTCATTCTACTCCACTCCCCTTTAAGTCCACTAGTTTTCGAGTGCAGCCTCATACTCATACTTCACCAGGGTCTGCATCTTTCAGTAGTAATTCTAATTCTGCCTCATTTTCTCTTCCTGATCTTGTCATTCCTCCAGTTTTGGTTGCTCAGAATCCTCCTGTCAACTCCCATGTCAATGCTCATCCTATGACAACCAGATCCAAGAATGGTATTTTTAAGCCCAGGGTGTTCTCTGCTGAGCTGAGTGAGACAGAGCCTGCTACAATTGACAAGGCCCTTGCGAGCAAAGAATGGGCGCTCGCAGCTTAACAAGAGTATGATGCTCTCCTGAAGAATGATACCAAGGATTTGGTTCCCTTACTAACAAATCGACGAGCTGTGGGGTGTAAATGAGTTTTCAAGCTCAAAAGTCGTTCAAATGGCACCATTGCTCGATACAAAGGTCGTCTGGTGGTTAAAGGCTATCTTCAAGAAGCTGGGGTTGATTTTCAGGACACATTCAGTCCTATTGTTAAGTCAACAACTATTACAGTTGTCTTGGTAGTGGCGGTTTAGTTTGGCTGGCAAAGCAGGCAGGTGGACATCAACAATGCCTTTCTCAATGGTGACCTGTCAGAGGAAATTTATATGCTTCAACCACTTGGATTCGAACAGAACCATGGTGACAAACCAATGGTATGTAAGCTAAAGAAGGCTCTGTATGGCCTCAAACAGGCTCCTAAGGCCtggttgtaacagcccgattttgagtctagtcagaacagtggtttttcGACTACAAATCCgactagaaaaaaattatttttattatatgtttatggtctacaatttcatggaatgatttcgtgaaaatttcgtttgaaaattttgacgtttgagcactcaatttatttaaaaggtctaaattgatatgtgatcccgaaaatttttacagtaagaGAGTAGGGAttcttgatatagtaaaataagtaaatttcgaggacgaaatttattttaaggggaAGAGaactgtaataccccgaaaatttttacagtaagatattatctttgatatagtaaggaaataaagtgacaaaaagaagaattttgagttatgacaacattgggaaatatatgaatgatttgtgtataattggtcataggCTTGATTacaattgataaacgatgaaatagaaatgatgcttatatttgtgcattattggtcatggtttaagctcatgtgtgaaaataaagtttcatagtatgtgtgtatggtatattcggtatatgatttggcatgaaataatgtcatgaatggtttatgaattaacacatatTGGTAAGCGTGATACATGAATTAACACATATTGATAAGCGTgatacatgcttaggctttggccaagtagtggctagattatgccacgttaaatttataaattatgcattgaaatggtaagtgcctaattgaaaatatgcttgtgatcaagaaaagggtggtaaggtttaaattatgtaatctctagtgaaatggtttaacATGTGGTTAGTTcaaaaaaagagttatgtttaaatacactagcttgcgactatggttgaatgatatgtttatatattgtgtgATGTGTATAGAAAATGAGTGTggaaatgtaatgaaatagtaagttcatatggctgaaatttaatgattaaatgttaatttcatgaattatatagtatatgatgatatatatttgttgatggattgagaataaaataacaatacgAAAAATCGagtaaatgatcaaattgagagGAACatcggatttgagtacttctaacaagtgacaagtgataagtggtagctttagctacacttatctgatcagtgacaagtaacaagtgataagtggtagctttagctacacttaactgatcagtgacaagtgataagtggtagctttagctacacttatctgattagtgacaagtgacaagtgataagtggtagctttagctacacttatctgatcagtgacaagtaacaagtgataagtggtagctttagctacacttatctgatcagtgacaagtgacaagtgataagtggtagctttagctacacttatcttaTCAGTGACAAGtaacaagtgataagtggtagctttagctacacttatctgatcagggacaagtgacaagtgataaatgTGATCCGTGTAAGACCGTGGCAGTGCTATGGCTTCGGAAAGTTATAAGTGATCATatgcaagaccatagttatactatgacAAAGTGGAAGGGAAATACTCAATTTTCcataaccgttccctaatttgattaagaatGGTAAGTGagaaatgggcccaaaagaattaaagtaaatggataagtggtagtgtatttataccaggatgatgttgttatttaagctaaagtgatatttacattgcaaaattgagttaaatggtataatcaataaacgttgagttaaatggtaattacgtattagtgttgaacttaatgacattgaattgtacgtgaattaaatggaaaatgctagtgatataatttaaattgtgagcatgagaaattacgaattgaatgaaatgaaaatgatgcattgaattgcatgagtatgtatcgggtctagtaggccctatttattatgattataaattgtgaagaattataaaagcatgttaataattttgaaagttttaatttagatgtaattttataactaggataaatacgtttacaagtgtatgtgttctggtaatgcctcgtaccctattcaggtgttggatacgggtaaggagTGTTACAGTGGTTCTCTAAACTTTGAGATTTCCTACTGTGTTCACAGTTTTCTTTGGCCAAGTCTGATGGCTCACTTTTTATTAAGAAGACTGATGATGTGCTTTTATATGTCTTGGTCTATATCGATGACATAATTATTACTGGAAACCATCAGGCTAGTATTGATCAGTTTGTTACAAACTTGGATACTTAGTTTTCTCTGAAGGATTTGGGACATCTCAGCTACTTTCTTGGAATTGAGGTGTCTTCCACCTCTGCTGGCTTGTTTCTCAGTCAGCGCAAGTATGTGCTCGATCTTCTCCGAAAGGCTAAAATGGATCATGCTAATAGCTTTCTTACACCCATACTCGCCTCTTCCATCTTGTCTCAGCACACTGGATGTGAGATTGAAAATGCATCTGAATATCGCAACATTGTAGGAGCACTGTAGTATGTGGTCATCACCAGACTAGAAATCACTTTTGCTGTCAACAAATTTTGTCAGTTCATGCATCGACCTCTTGATGCACATTTTAAAGCAATCAAACACATCATTCGATACCTGCAAGGTATTTTGGACTATGGCATTCAGTTTTCTCCAATTGCCACTTTGGATGTTGTTGGCTATTCAGATGCGAATTGATGCACTGATGTTGATGATCGAAGGTCAACCTCGAGGTTTTGTGGATCGAAGAAGCAACAGGTGGTCTCTAGGTCCATTGCAGAAGCTGAGTATAGAGGGCTAGCTCATACAGTGACTGAGGTGGTCTGGCTTGAGTCTTTATTGTCTGAACTCCATGTTTCACCTTCAAGGAAGACCACTGTGTGGTGTGATAACTCTGGAGCTGTTACGGTTTCTGCCAATCCAGTGATGCATTCGAAgtttaaacatgttaaatttaacttatattttGTTAGAGAAAAGGTTGCTGTTGGGAAGCTAAGTGTGGGACATGTTCCAGCACAGAAGTAAGTTGCGAATGTGTTTACAAAGCCTTTAACAGTGCCTTTGTTTACAAAGTTTAGATCGTGTCTTAAGGTGACTATGAAAGCTGATCACTCAGCAGGAGTCAAGACGATGGGAGCATGTTAAGGAATGAAAGAAGTTGTGGTAGTTAGCTGGTATTCTGGTATTAGTTAGTTAGCTGTTAATACTTAGTGTTATAAATACAGTGAGCTTGTATTTCAGATGTATGTTAAGAATATACAACTATTATTCAGTTTTTCAATGTTCTTCTCTTAATTCTCTTTAATCTCCATTTGGAGATATTAGagattattgaataaaataggtAGATCTGTTTTTTTTCTCCCAGCTTCATTCTTTCTGGTTTCACTAGTTGAGGCAAAAGGTGAATAGTTTTAGGGATTTGTGGGTAGATACGGAGTGGGTTGGTGTCGATGATGAAGATTGTTGGCAATAATATGGTCTATGGGTGACTTTTCAAGggcaaatgattttttttagatttgaagaattaatgataaagttaattaattattttctttaaatggcGAAGCGATT
This genomic window contains:
- the LOC105802219 gene encoding triacylglycerol lipase OBL1 codes for the protein MEAKPSKKDLYTSYLLINPKEASLFDIFSVLFSRNVKKRKFIESSLEELESFLYRLLIVISALIQKFLLKLSMPMAMIGRTIVFLLNFFYINGGFFGLIRNIMQVRVVIPDKKAATYLSFVGFTDTRMELDINIKYGNAMYYPALSIMACKAAYNNAAYNQALIEGQWKMEFLGYKDYWNDFLGRADTQVVMFRDKSVDHDTIVVCFRGTQPFNSEDWCSDVDLSWYEFPHIGKVHSGFLKALGMQNNAGWAQQVDHDSAHPPRRAPLAYYDIRDTLRYLLQQNPEAKFIVTGHSLGGALAILFPGILFYHDEELLLERMEGVYTFGQPRVGDEAFGQYMEENFRKNRIEYYRYVYCNDMVPRIPSDGLFKHFGTCVYYNSQYQASIVEEEPYKNYLSIWGSIDMRRNAIYELIRSFIMLTKYGADYKEGWPLFFIRIFGLMIPGIPAHCAQDYVNSTRLGSLRHLHFHPFHHKKNRS